One region of Priestia megaterium genomic DNA includes:
- a CDS encoding exonuclease SbcCD subunit D, with product MRLLHTADWHLGRTLEGRSRLAEQAQFLDELADIVEEEKIDAILMAGDAFDTVNPPAAAEQLFYESMSRLSNNGKRPIIVIAGNHDNPDRLSAASPLAVHQNITLLGLPTTDVESIHIPTSDEILKVAALPYPSESRLKELLAEENDELALRNSYDARVKGIFDKMSEQFTADTVNIAMSHIYVAGGSSTDSERPIEVGGAYTVAATSLPANAQYVALGHLHRPQMINRAHTLARYSGSPLAYSFSESGYAKSVTILDAQPGKEVEMTEIPLSSGKPLTRWKAKNGLAEVYTWLDEQKDAQAWVDLEVHVEDALSLEEIHRLRKLHPGFIHIRPVFKAEELANETRSQREVPIEELFTKFYSRQTGGGAPDDELVKLFLTLINDEEVSGKEDEK from the coding sequence ATGCGTTTATTACATACAGCGGATTGGCATTTGGGGCGAACGTTAGAAGGTCGAAGTCGTCTAGCTGAGCAAGCACAGTTTTTAGATGAACTGGCAGACATTGTGGAAGAAGAAAAGATAGATGCTATTCTCATGGCGGGAGATGCCTTTGATACGGTGAACCCTCCAGCAGCGGCAGAGCAGCTCTTTTACGAAAGTATGTCTAGATTGAGCAACAATGGAAAACGTCCAATTATTGTTATTGCAGGTAATCATGATAACCCAGATCGGCTGTCGGCGGCTTCTCCATTAGCCGTTCATCAAAATATTACACTTCTTGGTTTGCCTACTACCGATGTAGAAAGCATTCACATTCCTACATCAGATGAAATATTAAAGGTTGCGGCTCTTCCTTACCCATCTGAATCAAGGTTAAAGGAACTGTTAGCAGAAGAAAATGATGAGCTGGCTCTTCGAAATTCATACGATGCCAGAGTAAAAGGTATTTTCGATAAAATGAGTGAGCAGTTCACAGCAGATACCGTTAATATTGCCATGAGTCATATTTACGTAGCTGGCGGAAGTTCAACGGACTCAGAACGTCCAATTGAAGTAGGAGGAGCTTATACGGTGGCGGCGACTAGTTTACCTGCTAATGCTCAATATGTAGCTCTAGGACATTTGCATCGCCCGCAAATGATCAATCGCGCCCACACTCTGGCAAGGTATTCCGGTTCACCTCTTGCTTACAGCTTTTCGGAGTCAGGATACGCAAAGTCGGTTACCATTTTAGATGCTCAGCCAGGAAAAGAGGTTGAAATGACGGAAATTCCATTATCTAGCGGAAAGCCTTTGACGCGTTGGAAAGCGAAAAACGGATTGGCAGAAGTATATACGTGGCTTGATGAACAGAAAGATGCGCAGGCATGGGTTGATTTAGAAGTTCACGTAGAAGATGCACTTTCACTAGAAGAAATCCATCGACTTCGCAAGCTTCATCCAGGCTTTATTCATATTCGTCCGGTATTCAAAGCAGAAGAACTAGCAAATGAAACACGTTCACAGCGCGAAGTGCCAATCGAAGAACTGTTTACAAAGTTCTACAGCAGGCAAACCGGCGGAGGGGCACCTGATGATGAGTTAGTCAAACTGTTTTTAACCTTGATTAACGATGAAGAAGTATCGGGAAAGGAGGATGAAAAATGA